In the Bacillota bacterium genome, one interval contains:
- a CDS encoding DUF86 domain-containing protein, with translation MTVDREKIRQKLHYIREKVNLLEQFKGMDKSRFTSEPFYEDAAIHMLQVAIESMLDICAHIIAREGWGLAKTYVEIVELAAKNGLISDDMAEVYKNMARFRNRVIHLYNRVDTEEILNIINNRLDDFQPFISAVIHKYLP, from the coding sequence ATGACTGTTGATCGAGAAAAGATAAGGCAAAAACTGCATTATATCCGGGAAAAGGTTAACCTGCTCGAGCAGTTTAAAGGTATGGATAAAAGCCGTTTTACTTCAGAGCCTTTTTATGAGGATGCAGCTATTCACATGCTTCAAGTTGCTATTGAATCTATGCTAGATATTTGTGCCCACATAATAGCCCGTGAAGGTTGGGGATTGGCCAAAACATATGTTGAAATTGTCGAGTTGGCTGCTAAAAATGGGTTGATTTCAGATGATATGGCTGAAGTTTATAAAAATATGGCCAGGTTCAGAAATAGGGTTATTCATTTGTACAACCGGGTGGATACAGAAGAAATCCTCAATATTATTAATAACCGCCTTGATGATTTTCAACCCTTTATATCTGCAGTAATTCATAAATATTTGCCGTAA
- a CDS encoding AbrB/MazE/SpoVT family DNA-binding domain-containing protein has translation MAMIIERSRITGKGQVQLPARIRQAAGVKVGDQVTFKMGDDGKVEVEFVITRPLTRYAGALPKRKEYPGLDEEERLTRQLVAEKRAKYDEQE, from the coding sequence ATGGCAATGATTATTGAACGTTCCAGGATTACCGGTAAAGGCCAGGTCCAGCTCCCGGCCAGGATCAGGCAGGCTGCCGGGGTGAAAGTCGGTGATCAGGTTACATTCAAGATGGGTGATGATGGAAAGGTGGAAGTTGAATTTGTAATTACAAGGCCATTAACGAGGTACGCCGGGGCTTTACCAAAAAGGAAGGAATATCCCGGGCTTGATGAGGAAGAAAGGCTTACCAGGCAGTTGGTAGCGGAAAAAAGGGCTAAATACGATGAACAAGAATAG
- a CDS encoding helix-turn-helix transcriptional regulator, which translates to MSKKKFVITNNIRKLRFFADEMTQQQLAEKAGVSRQTIIAIEAGKYAPSLELAFRIADAFGVKLEEVFEYEVI; encoded by the coding sequence ATGTCTAAGAAGAAATTTGTAATCACCAATAATATCAGGAAATTGCGGTTCTTTGCAGATGAGATGACCCAGCAGCAGCTTGCAGAAAAAGCCGGGGTTTCCAGGCAGACGATCATCGCCATCGAGGCGGGTAAGTATGCGCCTTCCCTGGAACTGGCCTTTCGTATTGCTGATGCTTTCGGGGTTAAGCTGGAAGAGGTGTTCGAGTACGAAGTCATATAA
- a CDS encoding type II CAAX endopeptidase family protein: protein MAKVLKKILWVILLTILLLAVPRLSGLVANLFDYQSIDPDGSYAWVSVHHIVQALIFLIIIYVTGKFKPLDFGFSWGDRVIGKKLVHKFILYFSIYTVGAFATSVLTNSFQPFAYPLTAVNISGQLGFQLLLSGPSEELIFRAFAITVLALFVKTRLFNGRVSVANIIAAFIFGLAHVGFSFSPFELTYSPFQVIFSFTLGLFYGDCYEKTGSMYYPMIMHSFSNVIMVGVTIILSFILL from the coding sequence ATGGCCAAGGTGCTAAAAAAAATACTATGGGTTATCCTGCTGACTATTCTGCTGTTAGCCGTCCCCAGGCTTTCAGGTTTAGTCGCCAACCTTTTTGACTATCAGTCTATCGACCCTGACGGCTCTTACGCATGGGTATCGGTGCACCATATCGTTCAAGCTCTGATCTTCCTTATCATTATCTACGTTACAGGTAAATTTAAACCTCTTGATTTCGGATTCAGTTGGGGCGACAGGGTAATCGGTAAAAAATTAGTTCATAAATTTATTCTCTACTTCAGCATATACACAGTTGGGGCTTTTGCAACATCTGTACTGACCAATTCATTCCAGCCTTTTGCATATCCACTTACTGCCGTTAACATATCAGGCCAACTGGGCTTCCAGCTGTTACTTTCCGGACCATCCGAGGAACTGATCTTCAGAGCATTTGCAATCACCGTTCTTGCCCTCTTTGTTAAAACAAGGCTATTCAACGGCAGAGTAAGTGTGGCCAATATCATCGCCGCCTTTATATTCGGCCTGGCCCACGTAGGCTTTTCATTCTCGCCATTCGAGTTAACCTATAGCCCATTTCAGGTGATCTTCTCTTTCACCCTGGGCCTCTTTTACGGCGACTGTTACGAAAAAACCGGCAGTATGTATTACCCGATGATCATGCACAGCTTTAGTAATGTGATAATGGTCGGGGTAACCATTATCCTATCGTTTATCCTGCTCTAA
- a CDS encoding DUF4177 domain-containing protein: MKKYQVLSLEEYNRPVDEDKIEAVINSMAEQGWTFTQLNSGGGGESGFFMSWVYLVFEKER, encoded by the coding sequence GTGAAAAAGTATCAGGTTCTGAGCCTGGAAGAATATAACCGGCCGGTCGATGAAGATAAGATTGAAGCGGTAATAAACAGCATGGCCGAACAGGGCTGGACCTTCACCCAGTTAAACAGCGGCGGGGGTGGGGAGTCCGGCTTTTTTATGTCCTGGGTATACCTGGTTTTTGAGAAGGAAAGATAA
- a CDS encoding PIN domain-containing protein, protein MNKNRSWIDANIILHFLLKDDEKLFEASFNLFEQAEKGDLVLHIHPLTVAEVIWTLESFYGYEKNEIAAVFGGLLESEGLQVESLEVVRKAIGDYVGENVDFIDAFLAAYAALIGPAAIYTFDKKHLSKLEGDL, encoded by the coding sequence ATGAACAAGAATAGATCCTGGATTGATGCAAATATTATTCTACACTTTTTACTGAAAGATGATGAAAAACTTTTTGAAGCTTCTTTCAATCTTTTCGAACAGGCGGAAAAAGGAGATTTAGTTTTACATATTCATCCGTTAACTGTTGCAGAGGTAATCTGGACACTTGAGAGCTTTTATGGCTATGAAAAAAATGAGATAGCCGCTGTTTTTGGCGGATTGCTTGAGTCAGAAGGTTTGCAGGTTGAAAGTTTAGAAGTAGTCAGGAAAGCTATAGGTGATTATGTAGGAGAAAATGTCGATTTTATTGATGCTTTTCTGGCTGCATATGCTGCATTGATAGGTCCTGCAGCTATATATACATTCGATAAAAAACATCTCTCAAAACTGGAGGGAGATCTTTAG
- a CDS encoding SH3 domain-containing protein, with amino-acid sequence MDKFDDNYFDSEERSFEEKQTPLRRSRAGKEARQKKRWLFPLALLLILIVALGLIWFVGTQTGLLQRVLARFAPAEQEMVVALPSALFAGQDIEAAIARALEMEGVNEVTPGEGDTLIFKMTPQGKEKLLEDAEKKLVAKIDAFTDRRQNPFVYDLSYDGSYTEFSLVIDRDQEEFSSILTKASELFLLAAHYQHFQAAGDAVPRVTMTIEDMSESVIRERLVYPGDLTRIAALLESPEEVDERPRTPQAGDKVVVNTGPDNLNLRSGPEITYLIIDILSSGTILDVVDTQGQWLKVITPGQKEGWVHGNYVELVEGDS; translated from the coding sequence GTGGATAAATTTGATGACAACTATTTTGACAGTGAAGAAAGATCCTTTGAGGAAAAGCAAACTCCCCTGAGAAGATCAAGGGCCGGTAAAGAGGCCAGGCAGAAAAAACGCTGGCTCTTTCCCCTGGCCCTTCTATTAATATTAATTGTTGCTCTAGGCCTGATCTGGTTTGTCGGTACTCAAACCGGCCTTCTCCAAAGGGTATTGGCCAGGTTTGCCCCGGCTGAACAAGAAATGGTGGTTGCCCTTCCCTCGGCTCTTTTTGCCGGACAGGATATTGAAGCGGCCATTGCCCGCGCCCTGGAAATGGAGGGTGTTAATGAAGTAACCCCCGGGGAAGGCGACACCCTGATCTTCAAAATGACTCCCCAGGGGAAAGAGAAACTGCTGGAGGATGCGGAAAAAAAGCTTGTAGCAAAGATTGATGCATTCACAGATCGCCGGCAGAATCCTTTCGTCTATGATCTGTCCTATGACGGTTCATATACAGAATTCTCCCTGGTTATAGATCGGGACCAGGAAGAATTCAGCAGCATTTTGACGAAAGCCTCGGAACTCTTTTTGCTGGCTGCCCATTATCAGCACTTTCAGGCTGCCGGGGATGCTGTCCCGCGGGTAACAATGACTATAGAAGATATGAGCGAAAGCGTAATCCGGGAGAGGCTGGTCTACCCCGGTGATTTAACCCGCATAGCAGCCCTTTTGGAAAGCCCGGAAGAAGTGGACGAAAGGCCGCGAACACCGCAAGCCGGTGACAAAGTTGTAGTCAATACCGGCCCGGATAATCTTAACTTAAGGAGCGGTCCGGAAATTACCTACCTGATAATCGATATTCTCAGTTCGGGAACAATCCTCGATGTTGTTGACACCCAGGGCCAATGGCTTAAAGTGATCACTCCCGGGCAGAAAGAAGGCTGGGTCCACGGCAACTATGTGGAACTCGTTGAAGGAGACAGTTAA
- a CDS encoding toxin-antitoxin system HicB family antitoxin: protein MSKASVITVRIPEDLKTRIEKIAKNQGISMNQFALYALTKEAGELEANDFFKQFLKNKKKDDIYEAFNAAMLAVQKRPVPDWDE from the coding sequence ATGAGTAAAGCGAGTGTAATTACGGTCCGTATACCTGAAGATCTCAAGACCAGAATTGAAAAAATCGCAAAAAACCAGGGAATTTCAATGAACCAATTCGCTTTATATGCTCTTACCAAAGAAGCAGGAGAACTGGAAGCAAACGATTTCTTTAAGCAATTTTTAAAGAATAAGAAGAAAGATGATATATACGAAGCGTTTAATGCTGCTATGTTAGCTGTTCAAAAACGGCCGGTTCCGGATTGGGATGAATAG
- a CDS encoding nucleotidyltransferase domain-containing protein, with product MINDRIRKLVNRMVRLGKPGMINLNKAQIDDMVRYIESRGDIIAFYLYGSHGTEYQTVFSDVDLAILPMPASDFDFNEELNIMSKLNDLGNSDDINLVNLKKAPVTLQMKVLDSGRLLYCADAVLLADFIESVILKYSDFEPDLRLFNEDYDYSLKKEYL from the coding sequence ATGATAAATGACAGGATCAGGAAGCTGGTGAATAGAATGGTCAGGCTTGGTAAACCGGGTATGATTAATTTAAACAAAGCACAAATTGATGATATGGTTCGGTATATTGAAAGCCGTGGAGATATAATCGCTTTTTATCTTTATGGTTCACATGGTACTGAGTATCAGACTGTTTTTTCTGATGTTGATTTAGCCATACTTCCCATGCCAGCATCAGATTTCGATTTCAATGAAGAATTAAATATAATGTCAAAGCTGAATGATCTGGGCAATAGTGATGATATTAACCTGGTTAACCTGAAGAAAGCGCCGGTTACCTTACAAATGAAAGTTTTAGATAGCGGCAGACTTTTGTACTGTGCTGACGCAGTGTTACTTGCTGATTTTATTGAATCAGTAATTTTGAAATATAGTGATTTTGAACCGGATTTGCGCCTGTTCAATGAAGATTATGACTACAGCCTGAAAAAGGAGTACCTATGA
- a CDS encoding GNAT family N-acetyltransferase has product MENVIIRSATGQDFPEIVELNASEVEYTSVMDEERLRHLHSLSAYHKVAVVDGNIAAFILVMKDGVPYRNDNYEWHTARHQKFLYIDRIVVDQKYQGQKIGSLLYKDLFDYARKHNIPLVCCEINSIPPNKPSQAFHARHGFRETGSQWICNGEKKVSMQVANLEE; this is encoded by the coding sequence ATGGAAAATGTAATAATCCGCAGCGCCACGGGGCAGGATTTTCCTGAGATAGTCGAACTGAATGCCAGTGAAGTGGAATACACCAGCGTAATGGATGAAGAGAGGCTTCGCCACCTGCACTCCCTTTCTGCCTATCACAAGGTGGCGGTTGTCGACGGTAATATTGCCGCTTTTATCCTGGTTATGAAAGACGGCGTGCCTTATCGCAATGATAACTATGAATGGCACACGGCGAGACATCAAAAATTTCTCTATATCGACCGGATCGTGGTTGATCAAAAATACCAGGGCCAAAAAATCGGTTCTTTACTGTACAAAGACCTATTTGATTATGCCCGCAAACACAATATCCCGCTGGTCTGCTGTGAGATCAATTCCATTCCGCCCAACAAACCATCCCAGGCTTTTCACGCCAGGCACGGCTTTCGGGAAACGGGCAGCCAATGGATCTGCAATGGAGAGAAAAAAGTATCCATGCAGGTAGCTAACCTGGAAGAGTAA
- a CDS encoding class II aldolase/adducin family protein: MVREEQARKEIVEVGRRIYEKGFVAANDGNISVRLTDSEILTTPTGVSKGYMSPEMLVKVDLDGCKIAGDLNPSSELKMHLEVYRMRSDVNAVLHAHPPLATAFAVAGHPLDKSVLPEIIITLGSIPLVKYGTPSTEEVPDNIRPHLEKHDALLLENHGVLTMGDDLFSAFYKMESVEHFAKISLYARFLGGEQELSPGEVEKLLKVRENMGIKGRHPDC; this comes from the coding sequence TTGGTACGGGAAGAACAGGCCAGGAAAGAGATAGTCGAGGTAGGCAGGCGTATTTACGAGAAGGGCTTCGTTGCCGCCAATGACGGCAATATCAGTGTGCGTCTTACCGATAGCGAGATACTGACTACCCCGACAGGGGTGAGCAAGGGTTACATGAGTCCGGAAATGCTCGTTAAAGTAGACCTTGATGGCTGTAAAATAGCGGGCGATTTAAATCCCTCATCGGAGTTGAAAATGCACCTTGAGGTTTACAGGATGCGTTCGGATGTCAATGCCGTGCTGCATGCCCATCCGCCGTTAGCAACAGCCTTCGCCGTAGCCGGCCACCCTCTTGATAAGTCTGTGCTGCCTGAGATAATAATTACCCTGGGAAGCATTCCGCTGGTCAAGTACGGAACCCCCTCAACGGAAGAAGTTCCCGATAATATCCGGCCGCACCTGGAGAAACATGACGCTCTGCTGCTGGAAAACCACGGAGTACTCACCATGGGTGATGACCTATTCAGTGCTTTCTACAAGATGGAAAGTGTCGAGCATTTTGCAAAAATAAGCCTCTATGCACGTTTTCTTGGTGGCGAGCAGGAACTATCACCGGGGGAAGTGGAGAAGCTGCTCAAGGTAAGAGAAAATATGGGGATAAAGGGTCGACATCCCGACTGTTAA